One Phaseolus vulgaris cultivar G19833 chromosome 11, P. vulgaris v2.0, whole genome shotgun sequence genomic window carries:
- the LOC137824246 gene encoding auxin-induced protein X10A-like — translation MGFRLPGIRRSSFSVTKAASKAVEVPKGYLAVYVGEKMKRFVIPISYLNQPLFQELLSQAEEEFGYDHPMGGITIPCREDAFLDITSRLNRL, via the coding sequence ATGGGCTTCCGCTTACCCGGTATTAGAAGATCATCTTTTTCAGTGACCAAAGCAGCTTCCAAGGCTGTGGAGGTCCCCAAAGGCTATCTAGCAGTCTATGTCGGAGAGAAAATGAAGCGGTTTGTGATTCCTATTTCATACTTGAATCAACCTTTATTTCAAGAATTATTGAGCCAAGCTGAGGAAGAATTCGGGTATGACCATCCAATGGGTGGTATCACAATACCTTGCAGGGAAGATGCTTTCTTAGACATCACTTCTCGTTTGAATAGGCTATAA